A genomic segment from Acidimicrobiales bacterium encodes:
- a CDS encoding NADH-quinone oxidoreductase subunit J, protein MLALLVAQNIAFYVIAALMVFGAVRVVTCRNLVHAALWLVLVLSGVAAQYILLAAEFVAVTQVLVYLGAVIVLFLFGIMLTRARTGLDEDLDNPTPAKVTAGVIGVALLGVLSYALWDGFRDREFGDIAVQRTAQVSDSIFSTFLLPFLVISVLLLVALIGAIVLARRD, encoded by the coding sequence GTGCTCGCCCTCCTCGTCGCCCAGAACATCGCGTTCTACGTGATCGCCGCGCTGATGGTGTTCGGCGCGGTCCGCGTCGTCACCTGCCGGAACCTCGTGCACGCCGCGCTGTGGCTCGTCCTGGTCCTGTCGGGCGTGGCGGCCCAGTACATCCTGCTCGCCGCCGAGTTCGTCGCCGTCACCCAGGTGCTCGTCTACCTCGGCGCGGTGATCGTGCTCTTCCTGTTCGGCATCATGCTCACCCGGGCCCGTACGGGGCTCGACGAGGACCTCGACAACCCGACCCCGGCCAAGGTCACCGCCGGGGTGATCGGGGTGGCCCTCCTCGGGGTGCTGAGCTACGCCCTCTGGGACGGCTTCCGCGACCGCGAGTTCGGCGACATCGCCGTCCAGCGCACCGCGCAGGTGAGCGATTCGATCTTCTCGACCTTCCTGCTGCCGTTCCTGGTGATCTCCGTGCTCCTGCTGGTCGCGCTCATCGGCGCCATCGTCCTGGCCAGGAGGGACTGA
- the nuoK gene encoding NADH-quinone oxidoreductase subunit NuoK: MFVNQFLILGAILFCIGVYGVLARRNGVLILMSIELILNAVNINLVAFGAMWHAGDVANMSGQVFALFVIAIAAAEVGVGLAIVLMIYRNRQSIDVSELDLLKG; encoded by the coding sequence GTGTTCGTCAACCAGTTCCTCATCCTCGGGGCGATCCTCTTCTGCATCGGCGTCTACGGGGTCCTGGCGCGTCGCAACGGCGTGCTGATCCTGATGTCCATCGAGCTGATCCTGAACGCCGTCAACATCAACCTCGTGGCCTTCGGTGCGATGTGGCACGCCGGGGACGTCGCCAACATGTCCGGTCAGGTGTTCGCGCTCTTCGTGATCGCCATCGCCGCCGCCGAGGTGGGCGTGGGCCTCGCCATCGTCTTGATGATCTACCGCAACCGCCAGAGCATCGATGTCTCCGAGCTGGACCTGTTGAAGGGCTGA
- the nuoL gene encoding NADH-quinone oxidoreductase subunit L yields the protein MIPNLLDKVWILPAVMAASFLIILFVGKRLGTRATSGIGIGAVGICFVLSLVVAGQWIDRVNHPPEVGEGTEEVQPGGEEEALVPVAAVAPGDGEVAAGPTEAAAGATELAAGAEGKEEEAVPPVVTSVPWFTFGEIEFDAGTLVDGLTAMMLFTVTLISLLVHIYSTEYLRGDVRYTHYYAFLSLFTASMLFYVVSSNTLQMLVGWELVGLCSFALIGHWWEEKKNSDAALKAFFTNRVGDVGLILGVIITFFAAGATSFGVLHINEYALSPGANTTLLLVGCLCLFAGVTSKSGQFPLHTWLPDAMAGPTPVSALIHAATMVVAGVYLIARLFPAFWTGLAIGSSSMHYVALIGGITTIIGGVLAFVQYDIKKVLAYSTISQLGYMVMALGVGAWTAGVFHLFTHAIFKACLFLGAGSVSHAAHHTFDMRKMGGLRTHMKTTHITFVIASLALIGIFPFAGFWSKDEILAGANAGQGNPYTVMLVMGLVTAFMTAAYMGRAYWMTFRGEYRGHGTPHESPRVMTVPLVVLAGLAVFIGFLNFPRSFFGLELTEGAVVRFEHYVEPSFAFPTISHASFTPWIAILSTVLGITGLYVAYAYYAKNLGPHGLTSRNRWAAGGYTFLENKYYLDHLYTDVIAGGVKGPLARGADWVNQHVIDGVVNGVAAVFRRAAVIVYRNIDQFAVDGLVNGSGTVSEESGQILRRLQTGKVQQYGAILFAGATVLAGVFVFVL from the coding sequence GTGATCCCCAATCTCCTCGACAAGGTCTGGATCCTCCCCGCCGTCATGGCGGCGTCGTTCCTGATCATCCTGTTCGTCGGCAAGCGCCTCGGCACGCGGGCCACCTCCGGCATCGGCATCGGTGCGGTGGGCATCTGCTTCGTGCTGTCGCTGGTCGTGGCGGGCCAGTGGATCGATCGGGTCAACCACCCCCCGGAGGTCGGCGAGGGCACCGAAGAGGTGCAGCCCGGCGGAGAGGAGGAGGCGCTCGTCCCCGTCGCCGCGGTCGCTCCCGGCGACGGTGAGGTCGCCGCGGGCCCGACCGAGGCCGCCGCCGGTGCCACGGAGCTGGCCGCCGGCGCCGAGGGCAAGGAGGAGGAGGCGGTCCCGCCGGTCGTGACCTCGGTGCCGTGGTTCACGTTCGGTGAGATCGAGTTCGACGCAGGAACCCTCGTCGACGGTCTGACGGCGATGATGCTCTTCACCGTCACGCTCATCTCCCTGTTGGTCCACATCTACTCCACCGAGTACCTGCGCGGCGACGTCCGCTACACGCACTACTACGCGTTCCTCTCGCTGTTCACGGCGTCGATGCTCTTCTACGTCGTCAGCTCGAACACCCTCCAGATGCTGGTCGGCTGGGAGCTGGTCGGCCTCTGCTCGTTCGCCCTCATCGGGCACTGGTGGGAGGAGAAGAAGAACAGCGACGCCGCCCTGAAAGCCTTCTTCACGAACCGCGTCGGCGACGTCGGGCTCATCCTCGGCGTCATCATCACCTTCTTCGCGGCGGGGGCCACCAGCTTCGGGGTCCTCCACATCAACGAGTACGCACTGTCGCCGGGCGCCAACACGACCCTGCTCCTCGTCGGGTGCCTCTGCCTCTTCGCGGGCGTCACGTCGAAGTCGGGGCAGTTCCCGCTCCACACCTGGCTCCCAGACGCGATGGCCGGCCCCACCCCGGTGTCGGCGCTCATCCACGCCGCCACGATGGTCGTCGCCGGCGTCTACCTGATCGCCCGGTTGTTCCCGGCCTTCTGGACGGGCCTGGCGATCGGCTCGAGCTCCATGCACTACGTCGCGCTGATCGGGGGGATCACCACGATCATCGGCGGCGTCCTCGCCTTCGTGCAGTACGACATCAAGAAGGTGCTGGCCTACTCGACGATCTCTCAGCTCGGCTACATGGTCATGGCGCTCGGTGTGGGCGCCTGGACCGCCGGCGTGTTCCACCTGTTCACCCACGCCATCTTCAAGGCCTGCCTGTTCCTCGGGGCCGGGTCGGTGAGCCACGCCGCCCACCACACCTTCGACATGCGCAAGATGGGCGGGCTGCGCACGCACATGAAGACGACCCACATCACGTTCGTCATCGCCTCGCTCGCCCTCATCGGCATCTTCCCGTTCGCCGGGTTCTGGTCGAAGGACGAGATCCTGGCGGGCGCCAACGCCGGCCAGGGCAACCCCTACACGGTGATGCTGGTCATGGGCCTCGTCACCGCGTTCATGACCGCCGCCTACATGGGGCGGGCCTACTGGATGACCTTCCGCGGCGAATACCGGGGCCACGGGACCCCCCACGAGTCCCCCCGGGTCATGACCGTCCCGCTCGTCGTCCTCGCCGGGCTCGCGGTCTTCATCGGCTTCCTCAACTTCCCCAGGTCGTTCTTCGGCCTCGAGCTCACCGAGGGAGCGGTCGTCCGCTTCGAGCACTACGTCGAGCCGAGCTTCGCCTTCCCGACCATCTCGCACGCCTCGTTCACGCCGTGGATCGCCATCCTGTCCACGGTCCTCGGCATCACCGGTCTCTACGTCGCCTACGCCTACTACGCGAAGAACCTCGGGCCCCACGGGCTCACCAGCCGCAACCGGTGGGCCGCCGGCGGCTACACGTTCCTGGAGAACAAGTACTACCTCGACCACCTCTACACCGACGTGATCGCCGGCGGGGTCAAGGGGCCTCTCGCCCGGGGCGCCGACTGGGTCAACCAGCACGTCATCGACGGGGTCGTCAACGGGGTCGCCGCCGTCTTCCGGCGGGCGGCCGTCATCGTGTACCGCAACATCGACCAGTTCGCCGTCGACGGCCTCGTCAACGGTTCCGGGACCGTGTCCGAGGAGTCCGGTCAGATCCTGCGTCGTCTGCAGACCGGCAAGGTCCAGCAGTACGGCGCCATCCTCTTCGCCGGGGCAACCGTGCTCGCCGGCGTGTTCGTGTTCGTCCTCTGA
- a CDS encoding NADH-quinone oxidoreductase subunit M: MNDFLNDWGLSLAVFLPLVGAAVMLVIPKREEELHKIVALVTSLVVAGVGVALFTEFDYSDGGLQFLVDKAWIPVINSRYIVGMDGISLPLIALTMLVVPLCIVYSWNHFPEPRNPKAFLILILILETGMIGTFVAQDLILFFVFFEVVLLPMYFMIGVWGGEKRQYASMKFFLYTLFGSALMIVSFLALYFLSDEVMVDGEMMHSFSMILLPDLAQGISIGAALWIFGGMFMGFGIKVPIFPFHSWLPDAHTQAPTVGSVILAAVLLKLGTYGFVRIALPILPEAAERWAPFIGLLAVIGIIYGALCCLAQTDMKRLIAFSSVAHMGFVMLGIATLTDIGINAAIFGMVAHGLITGMLFFVAGSAKDRYHTLDISRLGGMLKQAPRMGWILGLSAMASLGLPGLAGFWGEFPAILAAYNPGADLNVGLFRVYMVVAALGTVLAAAYLLWMYQRVAFGTPKEEFADNPEIKDMTLTEYLAWTPFVVLIVVLGIVPNLIFKVTDPAIVTTMSAFGI; this comes from the coding sequence ATGAACGACTTCTTGAACGACTGGGGCCTCAGCCTGGCGGTGTTCCTGCCGCTGGTCGGCGCCGCCGTGATGCTCGTGATCCCGAAGAGGGAAGAGGAGCTCCACAAGATCGTGGCCCTCGTCACGAGCCTCGTGGTGGCCGGCGTGGGCGTCGCCCTGTTCACCGAGTTCGACTACAGCGACGGCGGGCTGCAGTTCCTGGTCGACAAGGCCTGGATCCCGGTCATCAACAGCCGCTACATCGTCGGCATGGACGGGATCTCCCTCCCGCTCATCGCCCTCACGATGCTGGTCGTGCCGCTGTGCATCGTCTACTCGTGGAACCACTTCCCCGAGCCGCGCAACCCCAAGGCCTTCCTCATCCTCATCCTCATCCTCGAGACCGGGATGATCGGGACGTTCGTCGCGCAGGACCTGATCCTGTTCTTCGTGTTCTTCGAGGTCGTCCTGCTCCCGATGTACTTCATGATCGGCGTCTGGGGCGGCGAGAAGCGCCAGTACGCGTCGATGAAGTTCTTCCTCTACACCCTGTTCGGGTCGGCGCTGATGATCGTCAGCTTCCTGGCGCTGTACTTCCTGTCCGACGAGGTGATGGTCGACGGCGAGATGATGCACTCGTTCTCGATGATCCTCCTGCCCGACCTGGCGCAGGGGATCTCGATCGGTGCGGCACTGTGGATCTTCGGCGGCATGTTCATGGGGTTCGGCATCAAGGTCCCCATCTTCCCGTTCCACTCGTGGCTGCCCGACGCCCACACCCAGGCGCCCACCGTGGGTTCGGTCATCCTCGCCGCCGTGCTCCTGAAGCTCGGCACCTACGGCTTCGTGCGGATCGCCCTGCCGATCCTGCCCGAGGCGGCCGAGCGCTGGGCGCCCTTCATCGGGCTGTTGGCGGTGATCGGCATCATCTACGGCGCGCTGTGCTGCCTCGCCCAGACCGACATGAAACGGCTCATCGCCTTCTCCTCGGTCGCCCACATGGGCTTCGTGATGCTCGGCATCGCCACGCTGACCGACATCGGCATCAACGCCGCCATCTTCGGCATGGTCGCCCACGGCCTCATCACCGGGATGCTCTTCTTCGTGGCGGGCTCGGCCAAGGACCGCTACCACACCCTCGACATCTCCCGCCTGGGAGGCATGTTGAAGCAGGCCCCCCGGATGGGCTGGATCCTCGGTCTCTCGGCGATGGCCTCGCTCGGCCTCCCCGGCCTGGCCGGGTTCTGGGGCGAGTTCCCGGCGATCCTGGCCGCCTACAACCCGGGCGCCGATCTCAACGTCGGCCTGTTCCGGGTCTACATGGTGGTCGCCGCCCTCGGCACCGTGCTGGCGGCCGCCTACCTGTTGTGGATGTACCAGCGGGTCGCGTTCGGCACGCCCAAGGAGGAGTTCGCCGACAACCCCGAGATCAAGGACATGACGCTCACCGAGTACCTGGCCTGGACCCCGTTCGTGGTGTTGATCGTCGTGCTCGGCATCGTGCCCAACCTGATCTTCAAGGTCACCGACCCGGCCATCGTCACCACGATGTCGGCCTTCGGGATCTGA
- a CDS encoding NADH-quinone oxidoreductase subunit N — protein sequence MLAQLAVLAWETPAVDLHALAPEIIVVATVCVVLLVDAFTGEDARWTVSSLSGIGLLLALVPIVTLAMDGTDRVMFGGAYVVDDFALVLKALFVLSAYVVILLSTNYIAEGDYWESEYYMLVVGSVVGMMFMASSRDLISLFVALEMLSIPAYMLASWRKRDVKGNEAGLKYYLMGVFASAILLYGMSLLYGLTGSTILADIGEVVDGSADTAPLVTLAIVFVVIGFAFKVSAVPFHSWAPDTYEGAPTPVTAFFAVATKAAGFVGLMALVFVGFYGREDVYGPLLWVLAVLTMTIGNLVALRQTNVVRMLAYSGIAQAGYILAPLAVAGANGDVGTQSLQAIVVYLLIYASMNLGAFAVVIAVARKTRSAELSSFGGLFSYAPGLTVAMTLFLFALAGIPPAAGWFGKLEIFRSLVSADNLAGYSLAVFVAVNSVIAFAYYGRLMRVMWMDEAPDGDRTPIKVPASLAAAVVLTAVLTIVIGVFPAVFTRFTDSVTLLGLGG from the coding sequence GTGCTCGCCCAGCTGGCCGTCCTCGCCTGGGAGACCCCCGCGGTCGACCTGCACGCCCTCGCGCCCGAGATCATCGTCGTGGCGACGGTCTGCGTGGTGCTGCTGGTCGACGCCTTCACGGGCGAGGACGCCCGCTGGACCGTGTCGTCGCTGTCCGGGATCGGCCTGCTCCTGGCCCTCGTCCCCATCGTCACCCTCGCCATGGACGGCACCGACCGGGTCATGTTCGGCGGCGCCTACGTGGTGGACGACTTCGCCCTGGTGCTGAAGGCGTTGTTCGTCCTGTCGGCCTACGTGGTCATCCTGCTCTCCACCAACTACATCGCCGAGGGCGACTACTGGGAGAGCGAGTACTACATGCTCGTCGTGGGCTCGGTGGTCGGCATGATGTTCATGGCGTCGAGCCGGGACCTCATCAGCCTCTTCGTGGCCCTCGAGATGCTCTCCATCCCCGCCTACATGCTGGCGTCCTGGCGCAAGCGCGACGTCAAGGGCAACGAGGCGGGCCTGAAGTACTACCTGATGGGTGTGTTCGCCTCCGCGATCCTGCTCTACGGGATGTCGTTGCTGTACGGCCTCACCGGCTCCACGATCCTGGCCGACATCGGTGAGGTCGTCGACGGGTCGGCCGACACCGCCCCCCTCGTGACGCTGGCCATCGTCTTCGTCGTGATCGGCTTCGCCTTCAAGGTCTCGGCGGTCCCGTTCCACTCGTGGGCGCCCGACACCTACGAGGGGGCCCCGACCCCGGTCACGGCCTTCTTCGCCGTGGCCACCAAGGCCGCCGGCTTCGTCGGGCTCATGGCCCTCGTCTTCGTGGGCTTCTACGGCCGCGAGGACGTCTACGGGCCCCTGCTGTGGGTGCTGGCCGTGCTCACCATGACCATCGGCAACCTCGTCGCGCTGCGCCAGACCAACGTCGTGCGCATGCTGGCCTACTCCGGCATCGCCCAGGCGGGGTACATCCTCGCCCCGCTGGCCGTGGCCGGCGCCAACGGCGACGTCGGCACCCAGTCGCTGCAGGCGATCGTGGTGTACCTGCTCATCTACGCCAGCATGAACCTCGGCGCCTTCGCCGTCGTCATCGCCGTGGCCCGCAAGACACGTTCGGCGGAGCTGTCCAGCTTCGGCGGCCTGTTCTCCTACGCCCCGGGCCTGACCGTCGCCATGACGCTGTTTCTGTTCGCGCTGGCCGGCATCCCGCCCGCCGCGGGGTGGTTCGGCAAGCTGGAGATCTTCCGTTCGCTGGTCAGCGCCGACAACCTCGCCGGGTACTCCCTCGCGGTGTTCGTCGCCGTGAACTCGGTGATCGCCTTCGCCTACTACGGGCGGCTCATGCGGGTGATGTGGATGGACGAGGCGCCCGACGGGGACCGCACGCCGATCAAGGTCCCGGCCTCCCTGGCGGCCGCCGTCGTGCTCACCGCGGTGCTCACCATCGTCATCGGGGTGTTCCCCGCGGTCTTCACCCGCTTCACCGACTCCGTCACGCTGCTCGGCCTCGGCGGCTGA
- a CDS encoding SAM-dependent methyltransferase yields MVPAAVPLAERLRRRIADEGPLAFSAFMDAALYDPDDGFFASGGRAGGRGDFLTSVEVGPLFGAVLARALDRWWEELGRPDPFVVADVGAGLGTLARTVTRAEPRCTPALVYVMVERSERQRRRHAEHLRGFAGELGVDVPVDLVVRPRAGAGPVTVSSGALPPPGFTGVVLANELLDNVAFDVVRAGTDGGVEELRVGSGDHGDFVATVVARPVADAAATLEGVAAGVWVPHQAAAAAWVGEVRRHLDAGFVVVLDYLVTDQRLALVDDLGWLRTFRGHERGSHPLAEPGSQDITADVAVDQLLRRQPGASVVTQRDFLLAHGIDELVEEGRRTWAERAHLGDLEAVRGRSRIREAEALLDPAGLGAFGVLRWTVDP; encoded by the coding sequence GTGGTGCCTGCCGCGGTCCCGCTGGCCGAGCGCCTCCGCCGCCGCATCGCCGACGAGGGCCCGCTGGCCTTCTCGGCGTTCATGGACGCCGCGCTCTACGACCCGGACGACGGGTTCTTCGCCTCCGGGGGCCGGGCGGGGGGTCGCGGCGACTTCCTGACCAGCGTCGAGGTGGGGCCCCTCTTCGGGGCGGTGCTGGCCCGGGCGCTCGACCGGTGGTGGGAGGAGCTCGGACGCCCCGACCCGTTCGTCGTCGCCGACGTCGGGGCCGGTCTCGGCACCCTGGCCCGCACGGTCACCCGCGCCGAGCCGCGGTGCACGCCGGCGCTGGTGTACGTGATGGTCGAGCGTTCGGAGCGCCAACGGCGGCGGCACGCCGAGCACCTGAGGGGCTTCGCCGGTGAGCTGGGAGTCGACGTCCCCGTCGACCTGGTCGTCCGACCCCGTGCGGGGGCGGGACCGGTCACGGTGTCCTCGGGAGCGCTCCCGCCGCCGGGCTTCACCGGCGTCGTGCTCGCCAACGAGCTGCTCGACAACGTGGCCTTCGACGTGGTCAGGGCCGGTACCGACGGTGGGGTCGAGGAGCTCCGGGTCGGGTCGGGCGACCACGGTGACTTCGTGGCGACGGTCGTCGCCCGCCCGGTCGCCGACGCCGCCGCGACCCTCGAGGGTGTGGCGGCCGGGGTGTGGGTACCGCACCAGGCGGCGGCCGCGGCGTGGGTGGGCGAGGTGCGCCGCCACCTCGACGCCGGCTTCGTGGTGGTCCTCGACTACCTGGTCACCGATCAGCGGCTCGCCCTGGTCGACGACCTCGGGTGGCTCCGGACGTTCCGGGGCCACGAGCGGGGGAGCCACCCGCTCGCCGAGCCCGGCAGCCAGGACATCACCGCGGACGTCGCTGTCGACCAGCTCCTCCGGCGCCAGCCCGGCGCGTCGGTGGTGACCCAGCGTGACTTCCTCCTTGCCCACGGGATCGACGAGCTCGTGGAGGAGGGCCGGCGCACGTGGGCCGAGCGGGCCCATCTCGGTGACCTCGAGGCGGTGCGCGGCCGCAGCCGGATCAGGGAGGCCGAGGCCCTGCTCGATCCCGCCGGCCTGGGAGCCTTCGGCGTGCTGCGGTGGACCGTCGATCCCTGA
- the acs gene encoding acetate--CoA ligase, with translation MGDPTIEDYYSEERRFPPPPDFVAKALVTDDRLHREAAADVEAFWARQARELLTWSTDFSTVLEWDLPDARWFVGGELNVSVNCLDRHVDAGLGDRVAFHWEGEPGDTRTITYADLLGEVQRVANVLRSLGVEKGDRVAIYMPMIPELPVAMLACTRIGAAHSVIFGGFSPDSIVDRVNDGGCKVVVTADGGHRRGAPSPLKPNVDIALPSCPTVTDVVVVRRTGGDVTMVEGRDHWYHEVVPAADPVCEPVAMGSEDLLYLLYTSGTTAKPKGIMHTTGGYLTQATFTHRYVFDLRPETDVYWCGADIGWVTGHSYIVYGPLANAATSVIYEGTPDTPGRDRLWSIVERYGVTHLYTAPTAIRMFMKWGEGELEGHDLSSLRLLGTVGEPINPEAWMWYHTHVGGGRCPIVDTWWQTETGAQMVSPLPGVTTLKPGSATLPLPGISIGVVDDHGEPVTAGGGYLTIDRPWPGMLRGIWGDPDRFRETYWSRFPGRYFAGDGCKVDDDGYLWLLGRVDDVMNVSGHRVSTTEVESALVDHPAVAEAAVVGAEDPITGQAIVGYVILRGSAEPTDDLVEQIRQHVAVRIGPTARPQRVIVVPDLPKTRSGKIMRRLLRDVAEGRDLGDTTTLADAGVVESIRAAAG, from the coding sequence GTGGGCGATCCGACGATCGAGGACTACTACTCCGAGGAGCGCCGGTTCCCGCCTCCGCCGGACTTCGTGGCGAAGGCCCTCGTCACGGACGACCGCCTCCATCGTGAGGCCGCCGCCGATGTCGAGGCGTTCTGGGCGCGCCAGGCCAGGGAGCTGCTGACCTGGTCCACGGACTTCTCGACCGTCCTCGAGTGGGACCTCCCCGACGCCCGCTGGTTCGTCGGCGGCGAGCTCAACGTCTCGGTCAACTGCCTCGACCGTCACGTCGACGCCGGGCTCGGCGACCGGGTCGCGTTCCACTGGGAGGGCGAACCCGGGGACACCCGCACCATCACCTACGCCGACCTGCTGGGCGAGGTGCAGCGCGTCGCCAACGTCTTGCGGTCGCTCGGCGTCGAGAAGGGCGACCGCGTCGCCATCTACATGCCGATGATCCCCGAGCTCCCCGTGGCCATGCTGGCCTGCACCCGCATCGGGGCCGCGCACTCGGTGATCTTCGGCGGCTTCTCGCCCGACTCGATCGTCGACCGGGTGAACGACGGGGGGTGCAAGGTCGTGGTCACCGCCGACGGGGGCCACCGCCGGGGGGCGCCGTCGCCGCTCAAGCCCAACGTCGACATCGCCCTGCCGAGCTGCCCGACCGTGACCGACGTGGTGGTGGTGCGCCGCACGGGTGGTGACGTCACCATGGTCGAGGGCCGCGACCACTGGTACCACGAGGTGGTCCCTGCCGCCGACCCGGTGTGTGAACCCGTCGCGATGGGCAGCGAGGACCTGCTCTACCTGCTGTACACCTCGGGCACCACGGCCAAGCCCAAGGGCATCATGCACACCACCGGGGGCTACCTCACCCAGGCCACGTTCACCCACCGCTACGTGTTCGACCTGCGACCCGAGACCGACGTGTACTGGTGCGGCGCCGACATCGGGTGGGTCACCGGCCACAGCTACATCGTCTACGGGCCGCTGGCCAACGCCGCGACCTCCGTCATCTACGAGGGCACCCCCGACACGCCGGGCCGCGACCGGCTCTGGTCGATCGTCGAGCGCTACGGGGTCACCCATCTCTACACCGCCCCCACCGCCATCCGGATGTTCATGAAGTGGGGCGAGGGCGAGCTCGAGGGCCACGACCTCTCGTCGCTGCGCCTCCTGGGGACCGTGGGCGAGCCCATCAACCCCGAGGCGTGGATGTGGTACCACACCCACGTCGGGGGTGGTCGGTGCCCGATCGTCGACACCTGGTGGCAGACCGAGACCGGGGCGCAGATGGTCAGCCCGCTCCCCGGGGTGACGACCCTCAAGCCGGGCTCGGCCACCCTCCCGCTCCCGGGCATCAGCATCGGCGTGGTCGACGACCACGGCGAACCGGTGACCGCCGGCGGCGGGTACCTGACCATCGACCGCCCCTGGCCGGGCATGCTGCGCGGCATCTGGGGCGATCCGGACCGGTTCCGGGAGACCTACTGGAGCCGGTTCCCGGGCCGCTACTTCGCGGGCGACGGCTGCAAGGTCGACGACGACGGGTACCTCTGGCTCCTCGGGCGCGTCGACGACGTGATGAACGTGTCGGGCCACCGGGTGTCGACGACCGAGGTCGAGAGCGCCCTCGTCGACCACCCTGCGGTGGCGGAGGCGGCCGTCGTGGGCGCCGAGGACCCGATCACCGGGCAGGCCATCGTCGGCTACGTCATCCTGCGGGGCTCCGCCGAGCCGACCGACGACCTGGTGGAGCAGATCCGCCAGCACGTGGCCGTGAGGATCGGCCCGACGGCGCGCCCGCAACGGGTGATCGTCGTCCCCGACCTGCCGAAGACCCGGAGCGGCAAGATCATGCGCCGGCTGCTGCGTGACGTCGCCGAGGGGCGCGACCTCGGTGACACCACCACGCTGGCCGACGCCGGCGTGGTCGAGTCGATCCGCGCCGCGGCCGGGTGA